One window from the genome of Moritella sp. F3 encodes:
- a CDS encoding bifunctional diguanylate cyclase/phosphodiesterase translates to MNILSICLVALGLIFLSQSLRPAIKICKKVRSLGWQLLLLLIVFFFIGYCSFLYYLANITTVSIVEICLSTILFGGSVFVFMVINFSLSSIEALHLVAQQERHNALHDSLTGLPNRQHFMQSVTAKVTAAAPFSVFVLDLNDFKQINDAVGHYYGDQLLIQLSKRLAQALPKDCFFSRVGGDEFVLLFDSVEDAEIIKLMGTVDNALLEPFNLDSYNFNVRLSTGVSLFPHDSGEIAPLLRKADTAMYEAKKQRVSYRLYNDALDNDAKTRLAISSKLQLALAESQFEIYYQPVLKLKATKNHHFEALLRWPQADGSFIPPDQFIPLAEQNGSIRQVTLWVLDRICIHLAYFARKDIDACIHINLSALDLQDDRFATHLADLVCEGRLSPTQLVLEVTETAIMADVAKTREILSKLSRQGFRISLDDFGTGFSSLSILRELPINQIKIDRSFVMAMHNGNTNNAIVRSIIFLAQNLGCSVVAEGVENKAIAEELIQLRCDYLQGYYYCKPLPFAAVFPYCEQQGWKVALQ, encoded by the coding sequence ATGAATATTTTATCTATTTGTTTAGTTGCGTTGGGATTGATTTTTTTATCTCAAAGCCTAAGGCCAGCAATTAAAATCTGTAAAAAAGTGCGTAGCTTGGGTTGGCAGTTATTACTGCTATTGATTGTTTTTTTCTTTATTGGCTACTGCTCATTTCTGTATTATCTGGCTAATATCACCACTGTTTCTATTGTCGAAATATGTCTATCGACCATCCTATTTGGCGGTAGTGTTTTTGTGTTTATGGTCATTAACTTTAGCCTTAGCAGTATTGAGGCCCTTCATCTTGTTGCACAACAAGAGCGCCACAATGCATTACATGACTCATTAACTGGTTTACCCAATAGACAGCACTTTATGCAGTCTGTAACAGCGAAAGTAACTGCAGCTGCGCCTTTCTCTGTTTTTGTATTAGATTTAAATGACTTTAAGCAAATTAACGATGCTGTCGGGCATTATTATGGTGATCAACTTCTGATCCAGCTTTCGAAAAGGCTGGCACAAGCATTACCTAAAGATTGTTTTTTTTCACGGGTTGGCGGTGATGAGTTTGTGCTGTTGTTTGATTCGGTCGAGGATGCTGAGATCATTAAGTTAATGGGAACCGTAGATAATGCGCTGCTTGAGCCATTTAACCTTGATAGTTATAACTTTAATGTGCGCCTTAGTACTGGTGTCAGCTTATTCCCTCATGATAGCGGTGAGATTGCACCGTTGTTGCGCAAAGCAGACACCGCGATGTACGAGGCTAAAAAGCAACGAGTGTCTTATCGATTATATAACGATGCATTAGACAACGATGCGAAAACCCGGTTGGCGATATCGAGTAAGTTGCAGTTGGCGTTAGCTGAGAGTCAATTTGAAATATATTATCAGCCCGTGCTGAAACTAAAAGCAACCAAAAACCATCATTTCGAAGCCTTGTTACGTTGGCCACAGGCGGATGGTAGCTTTATTCCACCCGATCAGTTTATCCCGCTGGCAGAGCAGAATGGTTCTATTCGTCAGGTGACATTGTGGGTGCTTGATCGTATTTGCATACATCTAGCTTATTTTGCCAGAAAGGATATAGATGCCTGTATTCACATCAACTTATCCGCTTTAGATTTACAAGATGATCGCTTTGCTACGCACCTTGCTGACTTGGTATGTGAGGGACGGTTATCTCCAACACAACTGGTATTGGAAGTGACTGAAACGGCAATCATGGCGGATGTTGCTAAAACCCGCGAGATTCTTTCAAAATTATCTCGTCAAGGTTTTCGTATTAGTCTTGATGATTTTGGTACTGGCTTTTCATCACTGTCTATTTTAAGAGAGCTACCGATTAATCAAATTAAGATCGATCGTTCTTTTGTGATGGCGATGCATAACGGTAATACCAATAATGCGATTGTCCGTTCAATTATATTTCTGGCTCAAAATTTGGGTTGCAGCGTGGTGGCTGAAGGCGTAGAGAATAAAGCGATTGCTGAGGAACTGATCCAATTGCGGTGTGATTATTTGCAAGGTTATTATTATTGCAAACCGTTACCCTTCGCTGCTGTGTTTCCCTATTGTGAGCAACAAGGTTGGAAAGTCGCATTACAGTAA
- a CDS encoding thymidylate synthase, producing the protein MKLYLDLCTRIVEEGVWVENERTGKRCLTVINADLTYDVANNEFPLVTTRKSFWKSAIAEIIGYIRGYDNAADFRALGTKTWDANANENPVWLASPHRKGEDDMGYVYGACARNWVKPQGGTVDLLRQIIDDLTNGIDNRGEILTFFNPGAFELGCLRPCMYSHHFSLLGDTLYLNSTQRSCDVPLGLNFNMVQVHVLLALVAQITGHKAGQAYHKIVNAHIYEDQLELMRDVQLKREPLPLPKLHINPKIKTLEDLETWVTMADFEVTDYQHHDAIKYPFSV; encoded by the coding sequence ATGAAGCTGTATCTTGATTTATGTACACGAATAGTGGAAGAAGGTGTTTGGGTAGAGAATGAACGTACCGGAAAACGCTGTTTAACCGTAATCAATGCTGATCTCACTTATGACGTAGCAAACAATGAGTTTCCATTAGTCACAACCCGTAAAAGCTTTTGGAAATCAGCCATTGCCGAGATCATTGGTTACATCCGTGGTTATGACAACGCAGCAGACTTTCGCGCATTAGGCACCAAAACCTGGGATGCTAATGCTAATGAAAATCCAGTTTGGTTAGCAAGTCCACACCGTAAAGGTGAAGATGACATGGGTTATGTCTATGGCGCCTGCGCACGTAACTGGGTAAAACCACAAGGCGGCACAGTCGATCTATTACGCCAAATCATTGATGACTTAACGAACGGTATTGATAACCGCGGCGAAATCTTAACTTTCTTCAATCCAGGTGCATTCGAACTGGGTTGTTTACGCCCGTGCATGTACAGCCATCACTTTTCACTACTTGGTGATACGCTATACCTAAACAGCACACAGCGTTCATGTGACGTGCCATTAGGCTTAAACTTCAATATGGTTCAAGTACACGTATTGTTAGCGCTAGTAGCCCAAATCACAGGCCACAAAGCCGGTCAGGCATACCATAAGATTGTGAATGCGCACATTTACGAAGATCAGCTAGAATTGATGCGTGACGTGCAATTAAAACGTGAACCATTACCACTGCCGAAACTTCACATCAATCCGAAAATTAAGACATTGGAAGATTTAGAAACCTGGGTAACCATGGCTGATTTTGAAGTAACAGATTACCAACACCATGACGCGATTAAATATCCATTTTCGGTATAA